The Calditerrivibrio sp. region ACCATAGCCATCTACAGCCAAATCCACTTTCCCAACGAGCAACTCTTGTTCCTTTCTTTTAACCTTATCTTTACTCCTCTTTTTCCCCATTCAGCTTTAACTCCTTGATTCGAGATCTTAAGGTATTCCTATTTATACCCAAAATTCTTGATGCCTCCGACTTATTCCATTTCGTTAAATCCAATGCCACTTGTATTAATGGTTTTTCCACTATCTTCATATATTCAATATAAGCGTCATTATTACCGGTTATTATTGAATAGTCCATGATCTGTTTTGCAAGATCGTAAAGTCTTTCATGTAATGAGTCCTCTTCATGGGAAATACAACTCTCTTTTATCTTATCCGGCAGATCATCTACAGTTATAACCGATCTACTTGATTGCACTATTGCATACTGAATGGTATTCTCCAATTCCCTAATATTACCAGGCCAGCTGTATTTCTTTAGTACCTCTATAGCCTCATCAGATACCCCCACAACTTCTTCTTTTATATGACTATACTTTTTCAAAAAATGTTCAACGAGCATAGGGATATCTTCCTTCCTTTCTTTTAATGGAGGTAGCTTAATCTCCACAACATTAAGCCTATAAAAAAGATCCTCCCTGAAGCTACCCTCTTTTACCATCTGCTCCAGATTCCTATTAGTAGCTGCTATTATTCTAACATTTAATTTAATCTTTTTGTTTGAACCTATCCTCAAAATCTCTTTATCCTGTAACACTCTCAAAATTTTAGATTGTAAACCTAACTCCATCTCACCAATCTCATCCAAAAAGATCGTTCCACCGTCAGCTTCTTCGAATTTACCTATTTTATCTGAGATAGCACCAGTAAAAGCTCCTTTTACGTGTCCAAAAAGCTCGCTCTCTAAGAGATCTTTGGGTATGGAAGCTACATTCACCGCTACAAAAGGTTTCTCCCTGCGATTACTTTTTTCATGAATCATATTAGCAATGACCTCTTTACCCGTTCCTGTCTCCCCTGTAATCAAAACACTGATATTAGTCCTGGCAACCTTACCAACTACCTTATATACCTCCAACATCTTTCTTGAGTTTGTCTGATAGTCGTAAGGTATCGGCTCTTTATTCTTTACAAAATCTATTTTTTTAGAAAAGAGATCTATTACCCTATTTTTTATTTCGGTAACATTAAAAGGTTTCGGAAAAAAATCTATCGCACCAATCTCCATAGACTCTATTACATTACTACTTGTATTCTGAGCTGTTATTACAATGAAATAGATGTTCTTAAATATATTTTTCCACCTTTTGATTAATCTTAGTCCACTATCTTCATCTAAAAAAATATCCACAATACATAGATCTATTTTTTCATTTTCCAATATTTTTTCAGCTGAAGTTCTATTTGTTGCTGTTTTGACAATTATGTTTTCATCTTCCAAGCCCTCTTTCAACAACCAGAGGATATTTTCCTCATCATCAACAACCAACACTTTTATCATCTAACTCTCCACTTGAATAAGGTATTAGTATATTAAAAGTAGTTCCATATTTATATAATGTATTAAAAAATATCCTACCATTATGTTTCTCAATAATATTCTTTGCTATAAAAAGCCCTAAACCGCCCCCTTTACTCTTAGTGGTAAAAAATGGATTGAAGATCTTGTTAACATCTTCATTTTTAATACCTCCAGATAGATCACTAATACTAAACTTTATCATCGAAACAGTTTTGTCTGTGTATGAGGATCTCATTTTCATGGAAGCATCTATTGATACAGATATATTTATTTTAGTTTTACTGTAAGCATCACAACTGTTTTTTAGTATATTAAAAATCGCGATATAGAACTGTTCTTTGTCACATCTGAACTTAGATATCTCAGGATCTATATCAGCACCTATCTCCACATCTGGATAAATCATCTTTGTAGCAGAAATTAGCTCTTCCAAAAAACTTTTCAATATCACCGTATCAATCTTTAGATTTTTAAACAACACAGATATACTATCCAGCAGGTGCTGTATTCTACCACTTTCTTTTGTAATGATATCTGCAGTATGTTGAACAAAACTATCCTTAAAGCGCAACTTGAGCAGTTGGGAAGCACCGTTTATTACCGTCAAAGGGTTCTTTATTTCATGCTGCATAGACAAAAGATCTATAAAATTGTTCATATCGTTTAAATAATCTGTCAAATCTAAAAAATAAAAAAAGTCACCGAACTTTGCTACCCCCAACTTCATGCTGGAAATATTTATAAGCTTAATATTGTCGGAAAAGATATTTCGAATAAACTGCTTGGGATCATCATTTATATTAATGGTGATATTATTTAAAATCTTTTCCGCATAATCATTTATCGGAATTACCCGGCCATCTTTAAACTCAAACTTACCTATCCTTAAAATATCCAGTTCATCATTCATGTTAATTTATTACATCATTCTCTTTTGGTTCTTCAATAAAAGGCTCAAACCTGAAATCATCTATGA contains the following coding sequences:
- a CDS encoding sigma-54 dependent transcriptional regulator, coding for MIKVLVVDDEENILWLLKEGLEDENIIVKTATNRTSAEKILENEKIDLCIVDIFLDEDSGLRLIKRWKNIFKNIYFIVITAQNTSSNVIESMEIGAIDFFPKPFNVTEIKNRVIDLFSKKIDFVKNKEPIPYDYQTNSRKMLEVYKVVGKVARTNISVLITGETGTGKEVIANMIHEKSNRREKPFVAVNVASIPKDLLESELFGHVKGAFTGAISDKIGKFEEADGGTIFLDEIGEMELGLQSKILRVLQDKEILRIGSNKKIKLNVRIIAATNRNLEQMVKEGSFREDLFYRLNVVEIKLPPLKERKEDIPMLVEHFLKKYSHIKEEVVGVSDEAIEVLKKYSWPGNIRELENTIQYAIVQSSRSVITVDDLPDKIKESCISHEEDSLHERLYDLAKQIMDYSIITGNNDAYIEYMKIVEKPLIQVALDLTKWNKSEASRILGINRNTLRSRIKELKLNGEKEE
- a CDS encoding HAMP domain-containing histidine kinase, whose product is MNDELDILRIGKFEFKDGRVIPINDYAEKILNNITININDDPKQFIRNIFSDNIKLINISSMKLGVAKFGDFFYFLDLTDYLNDMNNFIDLLSMQHEIKNPLTVINGASQLLKLRFKDSFVQHTADIITKESGRIQHLLDSISVLFKNLKIDTVILKSFLEELISATKMIYPDVEIGADIDPEISKFRCDKEQFYIAIFNILKNSCDAYSKTKINISVSIDASMKMRSSYTDKTVSMIKFSISDLSGGIKNEDVNKIFNPFFTTKSKGGGLGLFIAKNIIEKHNGRIFFNTLYKYGTTFNILIPYSSGELDDKSVGC